The Chloroflexota bacterium genome includes the window GTACCGCCGACGAGATAAATCGCTGCGACGTTTTGCGTGCGAATATGGCGCGCGACAATCGTGCCAACTTTTTCCATCACCGGGCGCACGATCGGAAAAAGCCGGTCGTGCTCGCGCGAATCCGTTTTGATTTTCTCCGCGTCCTCGAACGCGATATTCAACGCGCCCGCGACGACGAGTGTAAAATGCGTCCCGCCCGTCGCTTCGTCTGCCGTGTACACCACGTTGCCATCGCGCACAATCGCGATGCCGGTCGTGCCACCGCCGACATCCACAATCGCACCATCGCGAATTTGCAGAACTGCATTCGCCGCGGTTGGCTCGTCCGTCTCGGCGGTGCAATCGAACCCCGCTGCGCGCACGACATTCGCGGTCGCGCGCACTTCGACGTGGGGCACGCCGGGCGGATAGCCGGTCGCCGCGTGGGTCAGTTCAAAACCCAGGCGCGTTTCAACGCCGCGTTTCATTTCGCGCAACAAATCAATCGCGCCGATGAAATCCACGACCAGACCATCGCGCACGACATTCGCGAAACGATACGCGCCGGCAATCGGCTGATCGTTCGCGTCGAGCACGACGAGCACGGTGTACGCCGTGCCAAGGTCAACGCCAACGCGCACTGCGCCGCGATACGCGACTGGCGCATCGTCGCGCATCACGCGCGCGGTCTGCGCGAGCAAGGTATCCAGGTTGGGATTCACGATTTACTTGCGCTTGTCGTCGAGATAAGGCAGCCCACCTTCCGAGTAATGCGAAACGCGCGGCGTGTCTTGTGTAACCAACTCGCCGCCCGCATACACCTGGAGTTTCCATTGATTGATGAAATCGTGCGCGGACGGCGAAAAACGCGTGCCAGCGGGAAATTCAAACCGCGTGACCTTGCCTTCTTGCCACTGTTCGCGTAATTCTTGCTCGGTGATAAATGCCATGGTTTTTTCTCCCGACTCATTCGCTTGCGCGGTTGAGCAGTTCAAACGATTCCAAAACGAGATCCTCGCGCGCTTGACCGCTCCAGGTTTTGACCGGCAGTTGAAAATTGTACCGCATCCAAATCACATCCACTTGCAGCCGATACGTTCCCGGCGCGGCATCGGCAGGAACTGGAATCGTCCACACATCAGCAAACATTTCCGCGCGCCAGCCCTTGCCCTGAAACAAATCTTGTTGTGTTTTGGCGATCTCGCGATCCTGCGCGTCCAACACGCGTAGCTGAACTTGGAATGGCTCTGGTTTGTCGCCGAGCGCGCGCCAAAAAAATTGAACGCGCAATGGTTCGCCCGCGCGCCAGGACAGTGTTTCATAGCCAACGAGTTCGACCAGATCGGCGTACTCGCCGAAACGCACGCCGACGCGCGTGCTTGGCGCGGTTGCGCCGGTCGCATACACTTTAATTTCGTACGCGCCGTCATCAAAGCGCGCAATCGGGGTAAAGCGCGCAAAGAGCGCGTTGTAGCGATTGATTTCCGCGGTGTAACGCGCGGGTTCGGCGAAATAACGCGCATACACGCCTTGACTGAAAATCAAATACTCGTAGCCGTTCGCGACGTACCACTCCGGGGCGTGATCTTGAATTCCATAAAAGCCGTCCACAAAAAAACGATCGCGATCCAGATAGGGCGAGTATGCTTCAAGCGCGATGCGTGAACCGCGCGACAGGTTGGTGTGAATCCACCGACGCGCCTGCTCGCGTCCATCCGGTTGCAACAATCGCGCGTCAGACGCGACAGTCACATGCAGAGAGGGCAAACCCAACCACGCCACAACGACCACAAGCAACGCGGTCAGCCCGACGCGCCAGCGCGGAAATCGTTGCGACGAAAATTCATACGCGCGCGCGAGAAAATGCGCCGCGGAAATAATTACAAAAGGAACGACCGGCAAAATCGTCGTATCGTGATGGACGGTGAACTGGCTGATGAAAACAAAATAAATGAGCGGAAAAATCAGCAGCGTAATCCCTTTGTGATCCCGCGCGCGCAGAATCAATAACGCCTCGGCAAGCGCAAGCGGCGTGAGCCAACCCAGGTTGCCAAACAAGAATCCCCTATACCATTGGAACGAATCGCCTTCCGCGCCGGGATGACCGGTCGCATAAATGTTTGCGTCATCCATAGGTCCGAGTTTGGCAAAGCGTTGCCAATCGAGAATGACGAATGGATTGAGCAACAAAAAAGTGAGGACGCTCATCGCGCCGGCGAGATAGATTTCTTTGCGTGCGAATCCGCGCCAACCATAGCGCAAGAGATGCGCCGCGACCAGCGCGACAAAAATCAGCGCGCCGTTGTACTTGCTCGCCGTCGTCAAGCCGATGCCAATGCCGGCAAGCGCGTAATTTTTCATTCGCGGCTCTTCGGCGACCTTGAGCGCGAATAACGCGGTGATCAGCGCACAAAAAATCGCGAGGATATCGGGGCGGATAAAATGACTGTGCTTGACACTCGTGGCTTCGACCGCGATCAGTGTAGCCGCAATCAGCGCGGCGACGCGAGCGCCGCGCCATTCGCGCCCGATTAAATAAACTAGAACGATTGTCAACACGCCGATGAGCGCCGACAGTCCGCGTCCCAACAAAAAAATCTCCGGCAGATCCGTTCGACCGACTGCCATCATTTCATAGTCAGGATAAACAAGATCGGTCGGTCGCGCGAATCTGCCGGTGAGCCAACCGACAAGATAGAACGCGCCATACACGAGCGCGTTCAGGTAAAACAGCAGGGCGGGCCAATGGAAAAATTCCGGATTCAAATTGCCGGTCTGCAGAAAACGGAGCGCAATTTTGACCGGCACCCCTTCGTCGGGATGGTACATGTATGGCAGTCCAAAACTAATTCCCCACAGCCGCAAACCCAATCCCAGACTCAGGATCGCGATCAAGAGCCACTGCGCGCCGCGCCGCGCGAACAATCCCTTCATGCGATTTCGTCAAGCATCACGTTTAGCGCCGGGTCGGAAGACGAATTGTCCCGCTAGAATCGCCAACCCGATCACGATCAACATTAGCGGAATGCCTCCCTTGACCAACAGCGTTTGCGCTTGCGGTATGCCCGCCGTGATGCCGACGAGCAACAGCACTACGCCCGGAATGAGGGGCCACCAGTGCGATGCGCGCGCAACGATCAAGTGAATCACGTAAATCGCGATGAACCCCACACCCAGCCCCAACGGCGCGGTGATGTCCGTTTGCGTACCGCGTTCGAACACCATGCCGATTCCAAGCCCTGCCAGAATGCACCCAGGAATCAGCAAGCCGTAACTACGCGTCAACGCGTAGGGAATGAAAAACACAAACCCCAGCAGGATGAGAAATAAACCCGGACCGAATTCAAAGTACTGCATCAACATGAACACGATGCCGAGCACGATCAAGATCAGCCCAGGAATCAAGCGCGCGCGATTCATTTTGGAATCTCCCCTCGGGAACGAACACCGTTTCGTTCCCCCAACGGAACGTTGCCGCGAACGTTCCTTACTCGCAACACGCGATAAACGCGCGACGAATACGCTTGGTGCCTTGCGCGTCGTACGCAACATAGTACGGTTGCCGCTTTTCGATTAAAGCGGCTGGGTCAACTTCCTCGCCTTCCTTCGCCGCGTACACGCGATTGCGCTCGACAAGTTTCGCGACGTGATCGGTAATGCGTTGCTCCTGACCGCGATCCACTTTGTGCTGATTAGCCGAAACGACCTTGCCCTCGCGATCCACCTGCACCGCGACCGCGTCCGTCACAGTGACGACTGCGCCCTGCGCGACGCCCAACGCCTTGCCTTTCAACGCGACCTCTCGCGGCGCGGCGTAATGCAAGACCCTCATCTGATTGTGCTTTGTTTGTTGATCCACCAGGCGAAACTCGCGCTTGGCGACCCGCAACTCGCGCCGCACATTGGATGGCAACTCACCGCCCATTTCCGTGCTCACCATTGCGAGCGGTACCCCGATTGCGCCGCTCGCTGTGCCGGCAAGCGAGCTCGTCTCCGTCTTCCCCGCGCCCGCCGATTTTTTCAACGCGTTTGCCTCCGACGCTTTGAGCACGCGCCGCGCGACGAACGTTTTTTTCAACGCGGCAAAGTACTTGCCCTGATTGTTCTGCAGGTCTGCCGTAATCATTGCGGACGCGACCGTCTTGAATGCGGCATCGCCGCGCGGCGCGAGAATCAATCCTTGCGCGAGCAAATGCCCGGCGTCGCGGCGCGCTTGCGCGAGTGCGGCATCGGGCGAGAGCGACGCGTTCGCATTTCGCAATTGCTCGTACACCGCGATCAACAAATCGTAGAACGCGCCGGAAAATACGCGCGAGAAACTGTGCGACTCGGAGCTGAGTTTTGAGGCGGGCGCGCGACCCGGCAACATGTCGGGGTCTTTGTACTTGAACTTGTTGACGGCATCGCGCAACGCGTTCGCCGAAACAACCGATTCGGCGTACCCTGAATCGAACAAACCCAGCGCGAGTTGTTCGGCGAGGCGCGACACCACGTTGCTCTTGGCGAGGTCGCCGCCATTTTCCGCGAGCATCGCCGCGCGCACGCGCGGATTGGCGAGCGTGACGAGCAACGCGGTCATATCGCCAAACGCTTCGTGGAATGCGCCGGTTTCGCCCAACAACGAATCCCAGTAGTCGGGGTGATGCGCGTCGAGGATCGCGTGTCCGCATTCGTGCGCGACGACGTCGCAACTCTCGCACGTGTACATCACCTGCTTGGTTTTGGGATCGGTGTTGTAAAAGAACTTGAGTCCTCGGCGATCATAGTACGCGTTGAAATCTTTGCCGGCGCGCGGGACAATCGGCAATTGCGCGATCCTGGGTTGCCATTGAAAATCCGCGCCGAAGAAATCAACCCAGGCGGCAAACGTATTGGTCAAGACGACGTGCAATTCGCCGGCTTCGAATTCGGGCGTGCCGGGATTGAATAAACCGCCTCTGCCGGTCCAACCGGGAATCGCGAAAGGTGACTTGCCATTGGGCGGTATAATTTGCTCTAGCCCAAGACCTAGCGCATTCGGGTCATTCGTGAATACGTTGACCGGGCTAATGGACTGCGGTTGCATTGGACTCCTCCTTCCAAGAGTTTGCCTATGCCATATACGCGCGTTTCAATCGTTTGCGCGCGTGCGCGTCCGTTTCCACGTACCACGGTTGGCGTTTGGCGCGCAACGCATCGGTATCCACTGCTTCGCCCGGCGACGCGAGAAATATTTCATCCGCCGCCGCCAGTTTCCGCACATTGTCCTTGACCAAACGCAAATGTCGTTCGTCTACCGGGCTGACTTGCGATGAAGCGAGCGCGCCGCGCGCATCAAAGTTCAATGTCGCCGATACGCGCTCGTCCACGCTTACGCCATTTGCCGCGCCAAATTCCGCGCCGGTCAGGACGACGGGTAGCGTCACGGCATAGTGGACTGCCGCGCCGCCTGCCGCGCCCCGCGCGATATTTTGCAACTCTAACTCCGCGTCCGCTGGCAACGAGAGTGCGGCTTTGACTTGCTCGATGAAACTGGCATCGCGCGCGAGATTAGCGTCGGTGAGATGTAATTCTTGTTTCATCACACCTCCGATCTTGCTTTTTGCTGCGTGCTCAACTACGAACACGCAAGCGCGCGGCTAGCCGTTCCGTCCGCCAAACGCGCCCTTGCTTGTCGGTAGAATCGCTTCGACATCGCCGTGCGGGCGCGGGATCACGTGAACGCTGACGAGTTCGCCGACGCGTTTCGCCGCCGCCGCGCCGGCATCGGTCGCGGCTTTGACCGCGCCGACATCGCCGCGCACCATCACGGTGACGAACCCACCGCCGATGTATTCACTGCCAATGAGTTTAACGTTCGCGGCTTTGACCATCGCGTCCGCGGCTTCAATCGAGCCGATCAAGCCACGTGTCTCGACCATGCCGAGCGCGATCATTTCGGGGGGAACTGTGGACATGGAAACCTCCTGGGTTTGGATGTCAGAAGTTGGTGAATGGATGTTGGATTTTCGATTTGCGATTTGCGATTTTGGGATTTGGGATTACGTTTCACGTTTTACGCATCACGTAGCGTTGGCATGCACTTGCCTACTATGCCGGCATTGCGGTAGACATCGGTGGAGTTGGTCGTGGTTCGTAGCGCAGAACCATGATCTGGTCCGGGCGCAAACCCAGCGATTCAAAGGTTCGCCCATCACGATCACTGAATTCGATTTCAAAAGCGGCACCTCCCGCGAGAATTTCCACGACTGTGCCAACTTGTCCGCGCCACAAATTATATTCTGGCAGATCAACCGTAAGCGCCACTATGTCAAGCATTTTAATCTCGTTTGGCATTTGTCACCTCAGATTTCACAACGGGTAACAGCTGGTCAATCTTGGAGTATCTGAATCACGCTCGATAATCCACGCGCTCCGAACCATCGCTCGCTTCCCGCGCCACTCAAGCATGAAATCAACTTCGTATCTTTGACCGTATCCATCTCACCGCCCTAATTGGGCATCGTGCGTCTTGACGATTAGCAATAGTATCTCGCGTAATTCAGCAGCATTATCCGATGTAATCCCAAACGCCGCCCTGAAGAGACGCGCTTTGTGTTTGCCTTCATCGTGATTAAGGTCAAGACAATAATCGAGACTGTAGCATGCCCGCCGGTAAAATGGCAATTGAAATTGCCCCGCGTGAGCCGTTGGCTGGTCACCCGCCTACGCGGGCGAATTTCGCGTCCACGTAGGTGGACGCCCGGCGGAACGCCCACCAAAGGCGATTTCAATCGCCCCTGTCGGTCGCCATGCTACACTGTCCAATAATCGCGCAATTTACGAATATCCACAATGGCATTGTCGGCATTTGGAATTATCATTACGGTGAAATCAATGCAGTCGCGCAGTACGCGCAAAATCTCGCCTCGCGCGGATTTCTCTTGCCGCAGTTTGGACAGACGTTTTTCGTGCGTGGCTTGGGCAACGCGGGAAAGGTCACGCGCGGCATCCTGAGTTTTGGCAATCCGGGTCGCGGCGCACGTTCGATCAATTTCTGCGCGATCTCTTTACCGCGCCGCAACGCGTGGTTGTACGCCGCGCGCAGATCGTTGCCGGTCATCTTTTTGCCGGTGTGATACCAGTACAACACCGCCTCACCGACCGCGAATGTACCCGCGTACGCAATCGCCACCTTGGGCACGATGCCCCACACTGGAATCAAGCCGATGAGTTGCCGCGCGGCTTGCCGCCACAAAAATCCCGCGCCGACGACGCTACCCAGTTCCGCCATGTGATCTTGCCAACGCGTAGACCGACCGAGCGCGAGACCCAGTTTGTACACCATCATCGCTTGATTCTTCGTTAAGACAACCAGGTCGGCAATGTTGAATGGCACGTCGAGCACCGGAATGATTTCGGCGAAACCGGTGCCGAGCGCGTAACTCGCGTTGGCGAACGCCGTATCGTTGATAAGCGCGCGCGCGACGGCATCGCGAAACAAGGGATAGTGCCGCGCAAGCGCGAGATGTCGGCTACGCAACGCGTCCATCACGCGCGGAACGAACTCGGTCGCGAGCGAATCGGGGTCGAGCGCCGAACCGACCGCGATGCGCGTGCCAACCCACTGATTCAACGAATTGGCAACCGCGCTCGCATCGCTCAACGCGTCCATCTTGTTGTAAAAGATCAGCAGAGCGCGTCCCGCCGATTTCAGATTTGCGTACAGTTCAGTCTCGGCGGAAATATCTGGCGCGGTCGCGTCGAGCATCAACACAATCAGGTCTGCATCGCCGAGGCGCGCGGCGGGCGCGACGCGGAGATCGGCTTCCATCGTGGGGCTGATCACTTTTTCGCGCGCGCGTTTATCGTGGCGCAGCGCGGCGATCAACGTGGACTTACCCACACCCGCCGCGCCGACGAACGCGAGCACGATGGGACGCTCCGCTTCGTCGGCAATCGGACGCACGTCCAATTCTTTGAACGTGTTCCAAATGTTACCGAGATCGTTCCAGCCCGCCATCAACTTCCTTTGCGAAACGTCACCGTGCCTTGCACTTCGAGCGTATCCACAATCGCCATAATCACCGCGTCGGTCGGCGTGTCTTTGGTGAGAAAGGTTTGGCGCGCGGAACTGCCTTGCGCGACGAGGACGACATCGCCGACGCCGGCGTCCACCGTGTCAATCGCGACGAGCGGTTTACCGACGATTTCATTCTCCGCCGTCACTTCGCGGACGATGAGCAATTTCCGTCCGACCATTTTTTCGTCCTTCATCGTGGAGACGACCGTACCGACAACCCGCGCGATGAGCATTCGACTCTCCTGTAAAACGCGATTGTTATTCTGCGTTGCCAAGCAACAATGCATCTCCTCATTGCACAACGAGACCTTGCTCTGCGATCAAAGCGGCAAGATGATTATATGTCAGACAAGCAAATAGTCAACCAAGCAAGTTTGTCAAAAAGCGCATTCGTTTGATGCGGACGTTCGGCTCGACATAGGGCGGCAATATCGCGCGGAGCGCGCGTTCAACTTGCGCGATAGCAGCGGCAATCGCCGCCTGCCGATCCAAGCCGGCAACCGCAACAACGAATGGTTTACCAATCGTGACCGTAATCGGTTTACCCAGATACAATTCTTGCGCGCCGCTCAACGCGACCGGCAACACCGTCGCGCCATTCCGCAACAACAAATGACCGATGCCGCGTTGCAGAGCAAGTAACTCACCCTCGCGCGATCCTAACGTGCCTTCCGGAAAAATTCCCAGGATCGCGCCGCTTTGCAACACGTCGAACGATTTCTTGAGCAGGTCTTTACCCAGCCACAACGCGCCGCGCTCGAAGGGAATCAAAATGTCCACGCGACGCATCAACCACATTTTCCAGTCGCGATTGATCGCCTGCTGCGCGCCAATGAAATAGAGGCGTGGTTCGGCGGGCAACGCGACCATCAGCAGAAACGGATCAATCCAACTCAGATGATTCGCGACGACGATGTAACTGCCGCGCGGGATATTCGCGCGACCGACAATCCGAACCTTGAACAACCAGCGTGCCAAAACGATGAACGCGAGGCGCGCGCCTCTGTACCACAGCGGCGGGCGCGTGTGGGGTTCGAATACAGTGTTCATTGGAAAATAAAACAACCCGCGCTGATTCACACACGCGAATCAGCTTGCGGGCTGTGACCCTCCTAAATTTATCCCGGTGCGCGCGGCTACTCGCCACCATGGTATTTGAAAGAGATTTTGACTTTGGCGCGATACGTCACCGCCTTGCCATCTTCGATCTGCATATCGAGTTGCACGATTTCGGCGATGCGTAGATCACGCAGCGATTTGGATGCCATCTTGATCGCGTTCGCCGCCGCTTTTTCCCATGACTCGGTGCTCGTGCCGATCAGTTCGATGACCTTGTAGACACTGTCCGCCATTGGTTCCTCCTTGTGCCTCGTGGGCATTGTGCCCTGATTCTGCCGCGCCCGACTCACCGCGCAACCAACAACATTTTAACAGGATTCTTCCAAAATATCAATGGGTTTACGAAAAAAAAACGCGCGGGAGCGAACAAACTCCCACGCGTCCATCGTCGCATCTAAATTCACACGATCATGTCGCCATGTCAGGATAGTTTCTTAGCCCGCGCTCTCACTCATTCCCGACTCTGCTTTTTTCGCGGGCACGCCGCCGATCGCGTCTTTCAAACCCTTGAGCACGCGCGCCTTGACGAGTCGGCGTTCCGGCTTGGCTTTGAACACGGTCGGTTGTTTGGTAAAGGGATTGACCCCATCGCGTTCCGGTACCGCTGGCTTGATGATGACGTTCAATTTTAGCAAACCAGGAATCACCGCTTCGCCGGGACCATTCTTGCCGAGTTCACCCATCACGACTTCGTTCATTGCGTCGAGAACGGCTTTCACATCTTTCTTGGCGACGCCGGTCTTGTCCGCAATCGCGCCCACAAATTCGGTCTTGCCCATTCGTTCAGCCATTTTTTCCTCCTTGACTGGATTTTCTAATTTACTTGCAAAAAGCGTTGCGGAAGTTGCTTCCCCGCACCTCCCTCGTCACATCGAAAAGATGCTTGATTTTCCGATGTTTTTGATAGCCACAGTATAAGGCATTCCAGTGAATTGTCAATCTGTTTTTGGCGTCTTGTGGCGCTCAATTTGCAAGAAATACGCAAAAAACATAGTTTTCTGTAAAGGTTGTGCTCAACATAAACTATTTTGTGTCTTGACACTGCGCCCGGAGTGTGGTAGAAATTATCTATGCGAAACGAACAACTCCCGCTTTTTCCTCCTCCTGGAGCAAAGCCAAAACGTCTCGAAGAACCGCGCGAGGCACAGCCCGTCGCTGAAACAGCGCCCCTCGCGCCGACTTCGTCGCTCAACGTGGCGATTGGCGCGTATCACGAGCAAATGCTTCGCCAAGGTTTGTCCAAGTACACGATTCAAGCATTCGGCGGCGATCTCAATTTGTTTCGCAAGTACGTCGGCGCGAATATCGCGCTGAACGAGATCAACGTCGAAACGTTGAATCGTTACCTCACTTGGTTGCGTTATGAGCGCGGCGTACCGTGCAGTCCGAAATCGTACCAGCGGCGCTTGACGACGCTCAAAGTTTTTTTCGCGTGGCTCAAGCACATCGAGATGATTCAACAAGACCCTGCCGCGCCAATCGCGCACCAGCCGGTCACACCGCCGCTGCCCCAAGTACTCTACGCCGACCAAGTGACGCGCTTGCTCGACGCGGCGCGCGCCGCGCGCGATGCCGAAAAGAGCGACGCGCGACCGTACTTGCTCGTCACGCTTTTGCTGACGACCGGCATCAAGAAAAGCGAAACGATCGCGCTGCGCCTCGGCGACATTGATCTTTCGAACCCGCAACAACCGGTGCTGTTCATTCGTTACGAGGAAGCAAAGAAACGTTTCAAGGAACGCAAACTCAAATTGCCGCTGGACTTGTCCGATTCGCTCGCGCGTTATCGCGCGCAGTACGCGCCGAAAGAGCATCTCTTCGAATGCACCGCGCGCAACCTCGAGTACGTGCTCGCCGATCTCGCGAAAACGTCCGGGCTGGGCGACACCGTCTCGTTCGAGAGTTTGCGCTGGACCTGCGCGTTGCGCGATTTCGAAAGCGGCATGCCCGACGACCTCATTCGTCAGAAACTGGGACTCACGACCATCACGTGGGAAGATGCGGGCGAGCGACTCAAGCGCCTCGCCGCCAAACCGCTGTAATCTTTTTCCTTAAATACTAAACTCACAGGAGCAGTATGTCCGAAGGATCCATTGACCCAACGCAAGTCCGGTTTTTCAGCGGAAATTCCAATCCCCCACTGGCGGCTGCCATCGCCAGCCACCTGGGCATCCCGCTCGATCAAACGCACATCTCGCGCTTTAGCAATGACGATTTGTACATTCAACTCGGCGCGAGCGTGCGATCACGCAAGGTCTACATCATCCAGTCGCTTGCGCCGCCGGTCAACGATCATCTGATGGAATTGTTGATGATGTTGGACATTGCACGCGCCGCCGCCGCGACCGAAGTCCACGCCATCATTCCCTATTTTTCTTTCGCGCGTTCCGACAAAAAAGATGCGCCGCGCATTTGCATCACCGCGCGCTTGGTCGCCGATCTGATCAAAACCGCCGGGGCAACGCACCTCATGACGATGGCGCTTCATTCACCCCAGGTTCATGGTTTTTTCAGTATCCCGACCGACCCCCTCACGTGCCGCCCCGTTTTCAGACACCACTTTGCTTCGCGCGATCTCTCCAGTACGATCGTCGTCGCGCCCGACATGGGGCAAGCCAAATCCGCCGCGCGTTTTGCCACCGAACTCCGATTGCCCATCGCGGCGGGCAACAAGGAGCGTATCTCCGACACCGCAGTGCGGATCACGGGAATTGTCGGCAATCAAATCAAGGGATACCATCGCGCGTTGATCTACGATGATGAAATTGCGACGGGCGGTTCGATTCTCGAAATCAGCCGGGTGCTGCTCGAC containing:
- the eutJ gene encoding ethanolamine utilization protein EutJ, whose product is MRDDAPVAYRGAVRVGVDLGTAYTVLVVLDANDQPIAGAYRFANVVRDGLVVDFIGAIDLLREMKRGVETRLGFELTHAATGYPPGVPHVEVRATANVVRAAGFDCTAETDEPTAANAVLQIRDGAIVDVGGGTTGIAIVRDGNVVYTADEATGGTHFTLVVAGALNIAFEDAEKIKTDSREHDRLFPIVRPVMEKVGTIVARHIRTQNVAAIYLVGGTANFKGIASVVEQVTGVRTRVPGQPLFVTPLGIAMNDR
- a CDS encoding glycosyltransferase family 39 protein, with protein sequence MKGLFARRGAQWLLIAILSLGLGLRLWGISFGLPYMYHPDEGVPVKIALRFLQTGNLNPEFFHWPALLFYLNALVYGAFYLVGWLTGRFARPTDLVYPDYEMMAVGRTDLPEIFLLGRGLSALIGVLTIVLVYLIGREWRGARVAALIAATLIAVEATSVKHSHFIRPDILAIFCALITALFALKVAEEPRMKNYALAGIGIGLTTASKYNGALIFVALVAAHLLRYGWRGFARKEIYLAGAMSVLTFLLLNPFVILDWQRFAKLGPMDDANIYATGHPGAEGDSFQWYRGFLFGNLGWLTPLALAEALLILRARDHKGITLLIFPLIYFVFISQFTVHHDTTILPVVPFVIISAAHFLARAYEFSSQRFPRWRVGLTALLVVVVAWLGLPSLHVTVASDARLLQPDGREQARRWIHTNLSRGSRIALEAYSPYLDRDRFFVDGFYGIQDHAPEWYVANGYEYLIFSQGVYARYFAEPARYTAEINRYNALFARFTPIARFDDGAYEIKVYATGATAPSTRVGVRFGEYADLVELVGYETLSWRAGEPLRVQFFWRALGDKPEPFQVQLRVLDAQDREIAKTQQDLFQGKGWRAEMFADVWTIPVPADAAPGTYRLQVDVIWMRYNFQLPVKTWSGQAREDLVLESFELLNRASE
- the eutM gene encoding ethanolamine utilization microcompartment protein EutM; protein product: MSTVPPEMIALGMVETRGLIGSIEAADAMVKAANVKLIGSEYIGGGFVTVMVRGDVGAVKAATDAGAAAAKRVGELVSVHVIPRPHGDVEAILPTSKGAFGGRNG
- a CDS encoding DUF4926 domain-containing protein codes for the protein MPNEIKMLDIVALTVDLPEYNLWRGQVGTVVEILAGGAAFEIEFSDRDGRTFESLGLRPDQIMVLRYEPRPTPPMSTAMPA
- a CDS encoding zinc-ribbon domain-containing protein; the protein is MAGWNDLGNIWNTFKELDVRPIADEAERPIVLAFVGAAGVGKSTLIAALRHDKRAREKVISPTMEADLRVAPAARLGDADLIVLMLDATAPDISAETELYANLKSAGRALLIFYNKMDALSDASAVANSLNQWVGTRIAVGSALDPDSLATEFVPRVMDALRSRHLALARHYPLFRDAVARALINDTAFANASYALGTGFAEIIPVLDVPFNIADLVVLTKNQAMMVYKLGLALGRSTRWQDHMAELGSVVGAGFLWRQAARQLIGLIPVWGIVPKVAIAYAGTFAVGEAVLYWYHTGKKMTGNDLRAAYNHALRRGKEIAQKLIERAPRPGLPKLRMPRVTFPALPKPRTKNVCPNCGKRNPREARFCAYCATALISP
- a CDS encoding EutN/CcmL family microcompartment protein; its protein translation is MLIARVVGTVVSTMKDEKMVGRKLLIVREVTAENEIVGKPLVAIDTVDAGVGDVVLVAQGSSARQTFLTKDTPTDAVIMAIVDTLEVQGTVTFRKGS
- a CDS encoding 1-acyl-sn-glycerol-3-phosphate acyltransferase, with amino-acid sequence MNTVFEPHTRPPLWYRGARLAFIVLARWLFKVRIVGRANIPRGSYIVVANHLSWIDPFLLMVALPAEPRLYFIGAQQAINRDWKMWLMRRVDILIPFERGALWLGKDLLKKSFDVLQSGAILGIFPEGTLGSREGELLALQRGIGHLLLRNGATVLPVALSGAQELYLGKPITVTIGKPFVVAVAGLDRQAAIAAAIAQVERALRAILPPYVEPNVRIKRMRFLTNLLG
- a CDS encoding dodecin domain-containing protein, whose amino-acid sequence is MADSVYKVIELIGTSTESWEKAAANAIKMASKSLRDLRIAEIVQLDMQIEDGKAVTYRAKVKISFKYHGGE
- a CDS encoding HU family DNA-binding protein — its product is MAERMGKTEFVGAIADKTGVAKKDVKAVLDAMNEVVMGELGKNGPGEAVIPGLLKLNVIIKPAVPERDGVNPFTKQPTVFKAKPERRLVKARVLKGLKDAIGGVPAKKAESGMSESAG
- a CDS encoding tyrosine-type recombinase/integrase; the encoded protein is MRNEQLPLFPPPGAKPKRLEEPREAQPVAETAPLAPTSSLNVAIGAYHEQMLRQGLSKYTIQAFGGDLNLFRKYVGANIALNEINVETLNRYLTWLRYERGVPCSPKSYQRRLTTLKVFFAWLKHIEMIQQDPAAPIAHQPVTPPLPQVLYADQVTRLLDAARAARDAEKSDARPYLLVTLLLTTGIKKSETIALRLGDIDLSNPQQPVLFIRYEEAKKRFKERKLKLPLDLSDSLARYRAQYAPKEHLFECTARNLEYVLADLAKTSGLGDTVSFESLRWTCALRDFESGMPDDLIRQKLGLTTITWEDAGERLKRLAAKPL
- a CDS encoding ribose-phosphate pyrophosphokinase, which codes for MSEGSIDPTQVRFFSGNSNPPLAAAIASHLGIPLDQTHISRFSNDDLYIQLGASVRSRKVYIIQSLAPPVNDHLMELLMMLDIARAAAATEVHAIIPYFSFARSDKKDAPRICITARLVADLIKTAGATHLMTMALHSPQVHGFFSIPTDPLTCRPVFRHHFASRDLSSTIVVAPDMGQAKSAARFATELRLPIAAGNKERISDTAVRITGIVGNQIKGYHRALIYDDEIATGGSILEISRVLLDQGIQDIWVACTHGVFVHQALERFDAVPQITEIVTTDTVLIPPEKKIAKLHVISAAPVFSDAIRRNYLRESIGDLFTFGEETA